A genome region from Passer domesticus isolate bPasDom1 chromosome 27, bPasDom1.hap1, whole genome shotgun sequence includes the following:
- the CRHR1 gene encoding corticotropin-releasing factor receptor 1 isoform X1 translates to MVPGLRPALLLLLQAFLLWDSPVAASIQEQYCESLPPVTNHTGPQCNASVDLIGTCWPRSAVGQLVARPCPEYFYGVRYNTTNNGYRECLANGSWAARVNYSQCQEILSEEKKSKLHYHIAVIINYLGHCVSLGALLVAFVLFMRLRSIRCLRNIIHWNLITAFILRNATWFVVQLTMNPEVHESNVVWCRLVTAAYNYFHVTNFFWMFGEGCYLHTAIVLTYSTDKLRKWMFICIGWCIPFPIIVAWAIGKLYYDNEKCWFGKRAGVYTDYIYQGPMILVLLINFIFLFNIVRILMTKLRASTTSETIQYRKAVKATLVLLPLLGITYMLFFVNPGEDEISRIVFIYFNSFLESFQGFFVSVFYCFLNSEVRSAVRKRWHRWQDKHSIRARVARAMSIPTSPTRVSFHSIKQSTAV, encoded by the exons GCGTTTCTCCTCTGGGACAGCCCGGTTGCAGCCTCCATCCAGGAGCAGTACTGCGAGAGCCTGCCACCTGTCACCAACCATACTG GTCCCCAGTGCAACGCCTCGGTGGACCTGATCGGCACGTGCTGGCCCCGGAGCGCGGTGGGACAGCTGGTGGCTCGGCCCTGCCCCGAGTACTTCTACGGCGTGCGGTACAACACCACCA ATAATGGGTACAGGGAATGCCTTGCGAACGGGAGCTGGGCAGCACGTGTCAACTactcccagtgccaggagatCCTCAGTGAAGAG AAGAAGAGCAAGCTGCACTACCACATCGCTGTCATCATCAACTACCTGGGCCACTGTGTTTCACTGGGGGCTCTCCTTGTGGCCTTTGTCCTCTTCATGCGCCTGCG GAGCATCCGGTGCCTGAGAAACATCATCCACTGGAACCTGATCACAGCCTTCATCCTACGCAACGCCACGTGGTTCGTGGTGCAGCTCACCATGAACCCAGAGGTGCACGAGAGCAACGTG GTTTGGTGCCGCTTGGTCACTGCTGCCTACAATTACTTCCATGTAACCAACTTTTTCTGGATGTTCGGCGAGGGTTGCTACCTGCACACAGCCATCGTGCTCACGTACTCCACGGACAAGCTCCGCAAGTGGATGTTCATCTGCATCGGCTGGT GTATCCCCTTTCCCATCATCGTTGCCTGGGCCATTGGGAAGCTCTACTACGACAATGAGAA GTGCTGGTTTGGGAAGCGAGCAGGTGTTTATACTGACTACATTTACCAAGGCCCCATGATCCTGGTGCTTCTG ATCAACTTCATCTTTCTATTCAACATTGTCCGAATCCTCATGACTAAGCTCCGAGCTTCAACCACATCAGAGACAATCCAGTACAG GAAAGCAGTCAAGGCCacactggtgctgctgcccttgcTGGGGATCACCTACATGCTGTTCTTTGTCAACCCCGGGGAGGATGAGATCTCCAGGATAGTCTTCATCTACTTCAACTCCTTTCTGGAGTCTTTCCAG GGCTTCTTCGTCTCTGTCTTCTACTGCTTCCTGAACAGTGAG GTGCGATCGGCCGTACGGAAGCGGTGGCACCGGTGGCAGGACAAGCACTCCATCCGTGCCCGCGTGGCGAGGGCCATGTCCATCCCCACCTCCCCGACCCGCGTCAGCTTCCACAGCATCAAGCAGTCCACGGCTGTCTGA
- the CRHR1 gene encoding corticotropin-releasing factor receptor 1 isoform X3, with amino-acid sequence MGTGNALRTGAGQHVSTTPSARRSSVKRVSSNCFLKKGPELEVQLPKKKSKLHYHIAVIINYLGHCVSLGALLVAFVLFMRLRSIRCLRNIIHWNLITAFILRNATWFVVQLTMNPEVHESNVVWCRLVTAAYNYFHVTNFFWMFGEGCYLHTAIVLTYSTDKLRKWMFICIGWCIPFPIIVAWAIGKLYYDNEKCWFGKRAGVYTDYIYQGPMILVLLINFIFLFNIVRILMTKLRASTTSETIQYRKAVKATLVLLPLLGITYMLFFVNPGEDEISRIVFIYFNSFLESFQGFFVSVFYCFLNSEVRSAVRKRWHRWQDKHSIRARVARAMSIPTSPTRVSFHSIKQSTAV; translated from the exons ATGGGTACAGGGAATGCCTTGCGAACGGGAGCTGGGCAGCACGTGTCAACTactcccagtgccaggagatCCTCAGTGAAGAG GGTGAGCTCCAATTGCTTCCTGAAAAAGGGCCCAGAATTGGAGGTGCAGCTGCCAAAG AAGAAGAGCAAGCTGCACTACCACATCGCTGTCATCATCAACTACCTGGGCCACTGTGTTTCACTGGGGGCTCTCCTTGTGGCCTTTGTCCTCTTCATGCGCCTGCG GAGCATCCGGTGCCTGAGAAACATCATCCACTGGAACCTGATCACAGCCTTCATCCTACGCAACGCCACGTGGTTCGTGGTGCAGCTCACCATGAACCCAGAGGTGCACGAGAGCAACGTG GTTTGGTGCCGCTTGGTCACTGCTGCCTACAATTACTTCCATGTAACCAACTTTTTCTGGATGTTCGGCGAGGGTTGCTACCTGCACACAGCCATCGTGCTCACGTACTCCACGGACAAGCTCCGCAAGTGGATGTTCATCTGCATCGGCTGGT GTATCCCCTTTCCCATCATCGTTGCCTGGGCCATTGGGAAGCTCTACTACGACAATGAGAA GTGCTGGTTTGGGAAGCGAGCAGGTGTTTATACTGACTACATTTACCAAGGCCCCATGATCCTGGTGCTTCTG ATCAACTTCATCTTTCTATTCAACATTGTCCGAATCCTCATGACTAAGCTCCGAGCTTCAACCACATCAGAGACAATCCAGTACAG GAAAGCAGTCAAGGCCacactggtgctgctgcccttgcTGGGGATCACCTACATGCTGTTCTTTGTCAACCCCGGGGAGGATGAGATCTCCAGGATAGTCTTCATCTACTTCAACTCCTTTCTGGAGTCTTTCCAG GGCTTCTTCGTCTCTGTCTTCTACTGCTTCCTGAACAGTGAG GTGCGATCGGCCGTACGGAAGCGGTGGCACCGGTGGCAGGACAAGCACTCCATCCGTGCCCGCGTGGCGAGGGCCATGTCCATCCCCACCTCCCCGACCCGCGTCAGCTTCCACAGCATCAAGCAGTCCACGGCTGTCTGA
- the CRHR1 gene encoding corticotropin-releasing factor receptor 1 isoform X2 has translation MTTKGPQCNASVDLIGTCWPRSAVGQLVARPCPEYFYGVRYNTTNNGYRECLANGSWAARVNYSQCQEILSEEKKSKLHYHIAVIINYLGHCVSLGALLVAFVLFMRLRSIRCLRNIIHWNLITAFILRNATWFVVQLTMNPEVHESNVVWCRLVTAAYNYFHVTNFFWMFGEGCYLHTAIVLTYSTDKLRKWMFICIGWCIPFPIIVAWAIGKLYYDNEKCWFGKRAGVYTDYIYQGPMILVLLINFIFLFNIVRILMTKLRASTTSETIQYRKAVKATLVLLPLLGITYMLFFVNPGEDEISRIVFIYFNSFLESFQGFFVSVFYCFLNSEVRSAVRKRWHRWQDKHSIRARVARAMSIPTSPTRVSFHSIKQSTAV, from the exons ATGACAACAAAAG GTCCCCAGTGCAACGCCTCGGTGGACCTGATCGGCACGTGCTGGCCCCGGAGCGCGGTGGGACAGCTGGTGGCTCGGCCCTGCCCCGAGTACTTCTACGGCGTGCGGTACAACACCACCA ATAATGGGTACAGGGAATGCCTTGCGAACGGGAGCTGGGCAGCACGTGTCAACTactcccagtgccaggagatCCTCAGTGAAGAG AAGAAGAGCAAGCTGCACTACCACATCGCTGTCATCATCAACTACCTGGGCCACTGTGTTTCACTGGGGGCTCTCCTTGTGGCCTTTGTCCTCTTCATGCGCCTGCG GAGCATCCGGTGCCTGAGAAACATCATCCACTGGAACCTGATCACAGCCTTCATCCTACGCAACGCCACGTGGTTCGTGGTGCAGCTCACCATGAACCCAGAGGTGCACGAGAGCAACGTG GTTTGGTGCCGCTTGGTCACTGCTGCCTACAATTACTTCCATGTAACCAACTTTTTCTGGATGTTCGGCGAGGGTTGCTACCTGCACACAGCCATCGTGCTCACGTACTCCACGGACAAGCTCCGCAAGTGGATGTTCATCTGCATCGGCTGGT GTATCCCCTTTCCCATCATCGTTGCCTGGGCCATTGGGAAGCTCTACTACGACAATGAGAA GTGCTGGTTTGGGAAGCGAGCAGGTGTTTATACTGACTACATTTACCAAGGCCCCATGATCCTGGTGCTTCTG ATCAACTTCATCTTTCTATTCAACATTGTCCGAATCCTCATGACTAAGCTCCGAGCTTCAACCACATCAGAGACAATCCAGTACAG GAAAGCAGTCAAGGCCacactggtgctgctgcccttgcTGGGGATCACCTACATGCTGTTCTTTGTCAACCCCGGGGAGGATGAGATCTCCAGGATAGTCTTCATCTACTTCAACTCCTTTCTGGAGTCTTTCCAG GGCTTCTTCGTCTCTGTCTTCTACTGCTTCCTGAACAGTGAG GTGCGATCGGCCGTACGGAAGCGGTGGCACCGGTGGCAGGACAAGCACTCCATCCGTGCCCGCGTGGCGAGGGCCATGTCCATCCCCACCTCCCCGACCCGCGTCAGCTTCCACAGCATCAAGCAGTCCACGGCTGTCTGA